In the Pseudoliparis swirei isolate HS2019 ecotype Mariana Trench chromosome 21, NWPU_hadal_v1, whole genome shotgun sequence genome, one interval contains:
- the LOC130211793 gene encoding uncharacterized protein LOC130211793 isoform X2, whose translation MTSPKCVFYLTCLFLEEMAHATDLTSSSTVRQERSFVSANVGENITLRCFNSNAVWLHWYKQILGHKPTLISSFYTFSKKVIFFQEFNNKFRFTLDTENGQNHLTVFDVDISDSATYYCAGSSIFRMTFGEVIVVSVRGSGVSVPVLVHQSASETIQPGGSVTLSCTVHPGTCDGEHSVYWFKDSEESHPGLIYTHGGRNDQCERKASTQKTHTCVYNLPMSDAGTDYCAVASCGHMLFGDGTKLDFEEEVHSLVLVNFLSGALTFTSILSVLLAVSVCMMNKGSSCPSSEFNTRCPAPSAENDMGQQHKEIMFHADLSVHLQNGSRRPKDPTWSECVYYSVKQ comes from the exons ATGACGTCTCCAAAGTGCGTCTTCTACCTGACATGTTTGTTCTTGGAGGAAATGG CTCATGCAACTGATCTGACGTCGTCCTCAACTGTGCGTCAAGAGAGAAGTTTTGTATCAGCTAATGTTGGAGAAAACATTACTTTACGATGTTTCAATAGTAATGCAGTATGGCTTCACTGGTACAAGCAAATACTGGGACACAAACCAACGCTGATCTCCTCCTTTTATACTTTTAGTAAAAAAGTCATATTTTTTCAGGAATTCAACAACAAATTCCGCTTCACACTGGATACTGAAAATGGTCAAAATCACTTGACAGTTTTTGATGTGGACATTTCAGACTCAGCTACTTACTACTGCGCAGGTAGCTCTATATTTAGAATGACTTTTGGCGAAGTCATTGTTGTCAGTGTCCGGGGTTCAGGTGTGAGCGTCCCAGTGTTGGTCCACCAGTCAGCGTCTGAGACCATCCAGCCAGGAGGCTCTGTGACTCTGAGCTGTACAGTTCACCCTGGGACCTGTGATGGGGAACACAGTGTCTACTGGTTCAAGGACTCTGAAGAGTCTCATCCAGGACTCATTTACACCCACGGAGGCCGGAATGATCAGTGTGAGAGGAAAGCCAGcacacagaagacacacacctgtgtctACAACCTGCCGATGTCTGACGCTGGGACCGACTACTGTGCTGTTGCCTCGTGTGGACACATGCTGTTTGGAGACGGGACCAAGCTGGACTTTGAGG AGGAAGTCCACTCTCTTGTCTTGGTGAATTTCTTGAGTGGAGCGTTGACGTTCACCAGCATCCTGAGTGTCTTACTGGCTGTCTCAGTGTGCATGATGAACAAGGGGAGCAGCTGCCCGAGCTCAG AGTTTAACACAAGATGTCCAGCTCCCTCCGCAGAAAACGACATG GGTCAACAACACAAAGAAATCATGTTTCATGCAGATCTAAGTGTCCACCTGCAGAACGGGTCAAGAAGACCGAAGGATCCGACCTGGAGTGAATGTGTGTACTACAGCGTGAAGCAGTAG
- the LOC130211793 gene encoding uncharacterized protein LOC130211793 isoform X1, with protein MTSPTIASFVTWLFLCQMTHATDLTSSSTVRQERSFVSANVGENITLRCFNSNAVWLHWYKQILGHKPTLISSFYTFSKKVIFFQEFNNKFRFTLDTENGQNHLTVFDVDISDSATYYCAGSSIFRMTFGEVIVVSVRGSGVSVPVLVHQSASETIQPGGSVTLSCTVHPGTCDGEHSVYWFKDSEESHPGLIYTHGGRNDQCERKASTQKTHTCVYNLPMSDAGTDYCAVASCGHMLFGDGTKLDFEEEVHSLVLVNFLSGALTFTSILSVLLAVSVCMMNKGSSCPSSEFNTRCPAPSAENDMGQQHKEIMFHADLSVHLQNGSRRPKDPTWSECVYYSVKQ; from the exons ATGACATCTCCAACGATTGCCTCCTTTGTGACGTGGTTGTTCTTGTGTCAAATGA CTCATGCAACTGATCTGACGTCGTCCTCAACTGTGCGTCAAGAGAGAAGTTTTGTATCAGCTAATGTTGGAGAAAACATTACTTTACGATGTTTCAATAGTAATGCAGTATGGCTTCACTGGTACAAGCAAATACTGGGACACAAACCAACGCTGATCTCCTCCTTTTATACTTTTAGTAAAAAAGTCATATTTTTTCAGGAATTCAACAACAAATTCCGCTTCACACTGGATACTGAAAATGGTCAAAATCACTTGACAGTTTTTGATGTGGACATTTCAGACTCAGCTACTTACTACTGCGCAGGTAGCTCTATATTTAGAATGACTTTTGGCGAAGTCATTGTTGTCAGTGTCCGGGGTTCAGGTGTGAGCGTCCCAGTGTTGGTCCACCAGTCAGCGTCTGAGACCATCCAGCCAGGAGGCTCTGTGACTCTGAGCTGTACAGTTCACCCTGGGACCTGTGATGGGGAACACAGTGTCTACTGGTTCAAGGACTCTGAAGAGTCTCATCCAGGACTCATTTACACCCACGGAGGCCGGAATGATCAGTGTGAGAGGAAAGCCAGcacacagaagacacacacctgtgtctACAACCTGCCGATGTCTGACGCTGGGACCGACTACTGTGCTGTTGCCTCGTGTGGACACATGCTGTTTGGAGACGGGACCAAGCTGGACTTTGAGG AGGAAGTCCACTCTCTTGTCTTGGTGAATTTCTTGAGTGGAGCGTTGACGTTCACCAGCATCCTGAGTGTCTTACTGGCTGTCTCAGTGTGCATGATGAACAAGGGGAGCAGCTGCCCGAGCTCAG AGTTTAACACAAGATGTCCAGCTCCCTCCGCAGAAAACGACATG GGTCAACAACACAAAGAAATCATGTTTCATGCAGATCTAAGTGTCCACCTGCAGAACGGGTCAAGAAGACCGAAGGATCCGACCTGGAGTGAATGTGTGTACTACAGCGTGAAGCAGTAG
- the LOC130211775 gene encoding immunoglobulin kappa light chain-like — MHLFTIVCGIFQLAAGIQSAAVKQDIGVVSASVGDNVTLHCFYSSEVSMHYSWYRQTLGGGLELLSSFYKSYEPSKGFHWLEKNPRFSVQRKEGMNHLNISDVHVSDSATYFCGSTYYNVATIGEGVFLSVKGASLNTIFQWPVSETIQPGGTVTFNCTIHSVMGACDGEPSVYWFRHGSRQGVLQTGTDQCQHHSTPPGRPSQSCVYHLQKVNLSSSDTGIYYCAVASCGEVLFGNGSALKVDGEDQRAHVRTLVWLSITRTAILLFFGTICLLVYVRKSR; from the exons ATGCACTTGTTCACGATCGTCTGTGGAATAT TTCAGCTGGCGGCCGGGATCCAGTCGGCAGCAGTGAAACAGGACATTGGCGTTGTGTCCGCCAGCGTTGGGGACAATGTGACTTTACATTGTTTCTACAGTAGCGAAGTCTCAATGCACTACTCCTGGTACCGGCAAACCTTAGGAGGTGGACTTGAGCTCCTGTCAAGCTTTTACAAGTCTTATGAACCATCCAAAGGCTTCCACTGGTTGGAGAAGAACCCTCGTTTCTCAGTGCAAAGAAAAGAAGGGATGAATCATTTGAACATCTCTGACGTCCACGTATCAGATTCAGCCACATACTTCTGTGGAAGCACGTACTACAACGTGGCGACAATTGGAGAGGGCGTCTTTCTCAGCGTCAAAG GAGCCAGCCTCAACACAATATTCCAGTGGCCAGTATCTGAGACGATCCAGCCAGGAGGCACTGTGACCTTCAACTGTACCATACACTCTGTGATGGGGGCCTGCGATGGAGAACCCAGTGTTTACTGGTTCCGACACGGATCTCGCCAAGGCGTCCTTCAGACAGGCACGGATCAGTGTCAACACCACTCCACGCCACCAGGGCGCCCTTCACAGAGCTGCGTCTACCATTTGCAGAAGGTGAACCTGAGCTCCTCGGATACCGGAATCTACTACTGCGCCGTGGCCTCCTGCGGGGAGGTGCTGTTCGGTAATGGAAGCGCGCTCAAAGTTGACGGTGAAGACCAAAGGGCACACGTGAGAACCTTAGTCTGGCTCTCCATCACTAGAACTGCGATCCTCTTGTTCTTTGGAACCATTTGTCTCCTGGTTTACGTTCGTAAGAGCCGGTGA
- the LOC130211728 gene encoding uncharacterized protein LOC130211728 isoform X1 has product MHVTMKCVCFVSPIASVQTTEHNFASSVHQENSFLSVQTGENLTLKCFYSGVEAKLYWYKETLGQKPRHISSSYKYDAKGTFSDEFKNPRFTLDVGMSTNHLGITALQISDSATYYCASGFSSNLVFIEGITVSVRGSGVSVPVLVHQSASETIQPGGSVTLSCTVHTGTCDGEHSVYWFKDSEESHPGLIYTHGGRNDQCERKASTQKTHTCVYNLPMKSLNRSDAGTYYCAVASCGHMLFGDGTKLDFEEEVHSLVLVYFLSGALTFTSILSVVLVFSLCMVNKRNRGGCTGTVTTILRLDSLYSFIVRGTFLSFSESHARCPAPFTTNLEGEHNEDNIHYAVVREKKVNRPRRQRNSTEPECLYSDIKQKK; this is encoded by the exons ATGCATGTTAccatgaagtgtgtgtgcttcGTCTCTCCTATCGCTTCAGTTCAGACGACCGAGCACAATTTCGCCTCGTCTGTACATCAAGAAAATAGTTTTCTATCAGTTCAAACTGGGGAAAACTTGACGTTGAAATGTTTCTACAGCGGagtagaagcaaaactttaCTGGTATAAAGAGACTCTGGGACAGAAACCGAGGCACATCTCTAGCTCCTACAAGTACGACGCAAAAGGAACTTTTTCTGATGAATTCAAGAATCCACGCTTCACATTGGATGTTGGAATGAGTACAAATCACTTGGGGATAACAGCTCTGCAAATTTCAGACTCAGCTACTTACTACTGTGCAAGTGGCTTTTCATCTAATTTAGTTTTCATAGAGGGCATTACTGTCAGTGTCCGGGGTTCAGGTGTGAGCGTCCCAGTGTTGGTCCATCAGTCAGCGTCTGAGACCATCCAGCCAGGAGGCTCTGTGACTCTGAGCTGTACAGTTCACACTGGGACCTGTGATGGGGAACACAGTGTCTACTGGTTCAAGGACTCTGAAGAGTCTCATCCAGGACTCATTTACACCCACGGAGGCCGGAATGATCAGTGTGAGAGGAAAGCCAGcacacagaagacacacacctgtgtctACAACCTGCCGATGAAGAGCCTGAATCGGTCTGACGCTGGGACCTACTACTGTGCTGTTGCCTCGTGTGGACACATGCTGTTTGGAGACGGGACCAAGCTGGACTTTGAGG AGGAAGTCCACTCTCTTGTCTTGGTGTATTTCTTGAGTGGAGCGTTGACGTTCACCAGCATCCTGAGTGTCGTACTGGTTTTCTCACTGTGTATGGTGAACAAGAGAAACCGCGGCGGATGTACAGGTACTGTAACAACTATTCTTCGACTCGACTCACTTTACAGTTTTATAGTGCGGGGcacttttctgtctttttcagaGTCTCATGCAAGATGTCCAGCTCCCTTCACAACCAATCTAGAG GGTGAACACAATGAAGACAACATCCATTACGCGGTTGTAAGGGAGAAGAAGGTCAACAGACCTAGAAGACAAAGGAACAGCACTGAGCCTGAGTGCTTATACTCGGATATAAAGCAGAAGAAGTGA
- the LOC130211728 gene encoding uncharacterized protein LOC130211728 isoform X2, with product MTSPKCVFYLTCLFLGEMVQTTEHNFASSVHQENSFLSVQTGENLTLKCFYSGVEAKLYWYKETLGQKPRHISSSYKYDAKGTFSDEFKNPRFTLDVGMSTNHLGITALQISDSATYYCASGFSSNLVFIEGITVSVRGSGVSVPVLVHQSASETIQPGGSVTLSCTVHTGTCDGEHSVYWFKDSEESHPGLIYTHGGRNDQCERKASTQKTHTCVYNLPMKSLNRSDAGTYYCAVASCGHMLFGDGTKLDFEEEVHSLVLVYFLSGALTFTSILSVVLVFSLCMVNKRNRGGCTESHARCPAPFTTNLEGEHNEDNIHYAVVREKKVNRPRRQRNSTEPECLYSDIKQKK from the exons ATGACGTCTCCAAAGTGCGTCTTCTACCTGACATGTTTGTTCTTGGGGGAAATGG TTCAGACGACCGAGCACAATTTCGCCTCGTCTGTACATCAAGAAAATAGTTTTCTATCAGTTCAAACTGGGGAAAACTTGACGTTGAAATGTTTCTACAGCGGagtagaagcaaaactttaCTGGTATAAAGAGACTCTGGGACAGAAACCGAGGCACATCTCTAGCTCCTACAAGTACGACGCAAAAGGAACTTTTTCTGATGAATTCAAGAATCCACGCTTCACATTGGATGTTGGAATGAGTACAAATCACTTGGGGATAACAGCTCTGCAAATTTCAGACTCAGCTACTTACTACTGTGCAAGTGGCTTTTCATCTAATTTAGTTTTCATAGAGGGCATTACTGTCAGTGTCCGGGGTTCAGGTGTGAGCGTCCCAGTGTTGGTCCATCAGTCAGCGTCTGAGACCATCCAGCCAGGAGGCTCTGTGACTCTGAGCTGTACAGTTCACACTGGGACCTGTGATGGGGAACACAGTGTCTACTGGTTCAAGGACTCTGAAGAGTCTCATCCAGGACTCATTTACACCCACGGAGGCCGGAATGATCAGTGTGAGAGGAAAGCCAGcacacagaagacacacacctgtgtctACAACCTGCCGATGAAGAGCCTGAATCGGTCTGACGCTGGGACCTACTACTGTGCTGTTGCCTCGTGTGGACACATGCTGTTTGGAGACGGGACCAAGCTGGACTTTGAGG AGGAAGTCCACTCTCTTGTCTTGGTGTATTTCTTGAGTGGAGCGTTGACGTTCACCAGCATCCTGAGTGTCGTACTGGTTTTCTCACTGTGTATGGTGAACAAGAGAAACCGCGGCGGATGTACAG aGTCTCATGCAAGATGTCCAGCTCCCTTCACAACCAATCTAGAG GGTGAACACAATGAAGACAACATCCATTACGCGGTTGTAAGGGAGAAGAAGGTCAACAGACCTAGAAGACAAAGGAACAGCACTGAGCCTGAGTGCTTATACTCGGATATAAAGCAGAAGAAGTGA